Proteins from one Streptomyces sp. NBC_00289 genomic window:
- a CDS encoding alpha/beta hydrolase — MSLTGTPFLYTLVALAVVALVLPFAVWSRLRGPRTLRAAARALMLLFAQGTAVALVFVLVNNQNSLYDNWADLLGTGNHVQEAANLGADGTGGIALRRLPRVAQRFTPAGGPGMGAAGGVRVTQLRGRVSGVNAEVYVWLPPQYREPAYRHHRFPVVELLPGYPGSAKAWFGSLKAHEQLLPLMRDGRVAPFILVAPRTNLLAGVDTGCANIPATVNADSWLSIDVPRMVMDNFRAEAAPTGWAVAGYSAGGHCATKLAVAHPDRYRAAISLSGYNDPIGERASLAAQNPALRDGNNPYLLLRKAIVPPRIALYLSGQPHDGYEAGVALEASAKAPTTVHVVYIPKSAGGHTMALWRPQVVPAFRWLTQELGERPAPRGATPPVPSSGGSTRAALASGTASRATAGRRR; from the coding sequence ATGAGCCTCACCGGGACGCCGTTTCTCTACACCCTCGTCGCACTGGCCGTCGTCGCCCTGGTGCTGCCGTTCGCCGTGTGGTCACGGCTGCGGGGCCCCAGAACCCTGCGCGCCGCGGCCCGGGCGCTGATGCTGCTGTTCGCCCAGGGCACGGCGGTGGCGCTGGTGTTCGTGCTGGTCAACAACCAGAACAGCCTCTACGACAACTGGGCGGACCTCCTCGGCACGGGCAACCATGTGCAGGAGGCCGCGAACCTGGGGGCCGACGGCACCGGCGGCATCGCGCTGAGACGGCTGCCCAGGGTGGCGCAGCGGTTCACCCCGGCCGGCGGACCCGGTATGGGAGCGGCCGGCGGAGTGCGCGTCACCCAGCTCAGGGGCCGGGTGTCGGGTGTGAACGCCGAGGTGTACGTCTGGCTGCCGCCGCAGTACCGGGAGCCCGCCTACCGCCACCACAGGTTCCCGGTGGTGGAGCTGCTGCCGGGCTACCCCGGATCGGCGAAGGCGTGGTTCGGGTCGCTGAAGGCGCACGAGCAGTTGCTGCCGCTGATGCGCGACGGCCGGGTCGCCCCGTTCATCCTGGTCGCGCCGCGCACCAACCTGCTGGCCGGCGTGGACACGGGCTGCGCCAACATCCCGGCCACGGTGAACGCCGACAGCTGGCTCAGCATCGACGTGCCGCGGATGGTCATGGACAACTTCCGGGCCGAGGCCGCGCCGACGGGCTGGGCGGTCGCCGGGTACTCGGCGGGCGGACACTGCGCGACGAAGCTGGCCGTCGCCCACCCCGACCGGTACCGGGCCGCGATCAGCCTGTCCGGCTACAACGACCCGATCGGTGAACGCGCCTCGCTCGCCGCGCAGAACCCTGCCCTCCGGGACGGGAACAACCCCTACCTGCTGCTGCGGAAGGCGATCGTCCCGCCCCGGATCGCCCTCTACCTCTCCGGCCAGCCGCACGACGGCTACGAGGCGGGCGTGGCCCTCGAAGCGTCCGCGAAGGCGCCGACGACGGTGCATGTCGTGTACATCCCGAAGAGCGCGGGCGGTCACACCATGGCGCTGTGGCGGCCGCAGGTGGTCCCGGCCTTCCGCTGGCTGACCCAGGAGCTGGGCGAGCGCCCGGCCCCGCGCGGCGCTACTCCTCCCGTACCGTCGAGCGGCGGTTCCACGCGCGCGGCGCTCGCCAGTGGAACCGCATCGCGAGCAACCGCAGGGCGAAGGCGGTGA
- a CDS encoding cysteine desulfurase family protein, with protein sequence MAYLDHAATTPMLPEAVEALAAHLSVTGNASSLHASGRQARRTVEEARETLAESLGARPSEVVLTSGGTEADNLAVKGLYWSRRDADPARTRVLSSPVEHHAVLDAVHWLGEHEGATVEYLPVDGYGRVHPEALREAIARNPDDVALATVMWANNEIGTVLPVRELADVAAEFGIPLHADAVQAYGQVPVDFAASGLAAMTVSGHKIGGPYGIGALILGREHTPVPVLHGGGQERHVRSGTLDVPAIASFAVAGRLAAEQREWFTREIGALRDSLVEAVRTAVPDAILGGDPSPGGRLPANAHFTFPGCEGDSLLLLLDAQGIECSTGSACTAGVAQPSHVLLATGTDPDLARGTLRFSLGHTSTEADVEAVGKAIGPAVERARAAGLT encoded by the coding sequence ATGGCATACCTCGACCACGCCGCGACCACCCCGATGCTTCCCGAGGCAGTCGAGGCACTCGCCGCGCACCTGAGTGTCACCGGCAACGCCTCCTCTCTGCACGCATCCGGCCGACAGGCCCGCCGCACGGTCGAGGAGGCCCGCGAGACCCTCGCCGAATCCCTCGGCGCGCGCCCCAGCGAGGTCGTCCTCACCTCCGGCGGCACCGAGGCCGACAACCTCGCCGTCAAGGGCCTGTACTGGTCCCGCCGCGACGCCGACCCGGCCCGCACCCGGGTGCTGTCCAGTCCCGTCGAGCACCACGCCGTCCTCGACGCCGTGCACTGGCTCGGCGAACACGAGGGCGCCACCGTCGAGTACCTCCCGGTCGACGGGTACGGCAGGGTCCACCCCGAGGCGCTGCGCGAGGCCATCGCCCGCAACCCCGACGACGTGGCCCTGGCCACCGTGATGTGGGCCAACAACGAGATCGGCACCGTCCTGCCGGTCCGCGAACTGGCCGACGTCGCCGCCGAGTTCGGCATCCCGCTGCACGCCGACGCGGTCCAGGCCTACGGCCAGGTCCCGGTCGACTTCGCGGCCTCCGGCCTCGCCGCGATGACGGTGTCCGGGCACAAGATCGGCGGCCCCTACGGCATCGGCGCCCTCATCCTCGGGCGCGAGCACACCCCCGTACCCGTACTGCACGGTGGCGGCCAGGAACGGCACGTCCGCTCCGGCACCCTCGACGTCCCCGCTATCGCTTCCTTCGCGGTCGCCGGACGGCTGGCCGCCGAGCAGCGCGAATGGTTCACACGAGAGATCGGCGCCCTGCGCGACAGCCTGGTCGAGGCGGTCCGTACGGCGGTGCCCGACGCGATCCTCGGCGGCGACCCGTCGCCCGGCGGCCGCCTCCCGGCCAACGCCCACTTCACCTTCCCCGGCTGCGAAGGCGACTCGCTGCTCCTCCTGCTCGACGCCCAGGGCATCGAGTGCTCCACGGGCTCCGCCTGCACCGCCGGCGTCGCACAGCCCAGCCATGTCCTCCTGGCCACCGGCACGGACCCGGACCTGGCCCGAGGCACCCTCCGCTTCTCCCTCGGCCACACCTCCACGGAGGCCGACGTCGAGGCGGTCGGCAAGGCGATCGGCCCGGCCGTGGAGCGGGCACGGGCGGCGGGGCTGACGTAG
- a CDS encoding TetR family transcriptional regulator — translation MSHTLGIRQAQKQKTRQSLLDAALTLLEEQSLSSLGLREVTRAVGVAPTAFYRHFRSTEDLGVALVEEALGSLHPMIRTTVSTAGDSGERIARAIELIAGHVDAYPAHVRFIARERHGGVQSVREAIREQLTRFAEEVRTELAKDPESAGWNDDDLLMLAHLYVDQMLITASLFLETLEAPEERREQVTRRATQQMRLISLGRSHWLT, via the coding sequence ATGAGTCACACCCTCGGCATCCGGCAGGCCCAGAAGCAGAAGACCCGGCAGTCGCTCCTGGACGCGGCGTTGACGCTTCTGGAGGAGCAGAGTCTGAGCAGCCTGGGCCTGCGCGAGGTCACACGCGCCGTCGGGGTCGCCCCGACGGCCTTCTACCGGCACTTCCGTTCCACCGAGGACCTCGGCGTGGCCCTGGTCGAGGAGGCGCTGGGGAGTCTGCACCCGATGATCCGGACGACGGTGTCCACGGCGGGCGACAGCGGCGAACGCATCGCCCGTGCCATCGAGTTGATCGCCGGTCACGTGGACGCGTACCCCGCCCACGTCCGTTTCATCGCCCGCGAACGCCACGGCGGTGTCCAGTCGGTGCGCGAGGCCATCCGGGAGCAACTCACCCGGTTCGCCGAGGAGGTGAGGACCGAGCTCGCCAAGGACCCCGAGTCGGCCGGCTGGAACGACGACGACCTCCTCATGCTGGCCCACCTGTACGTGGATCAGATGCTGATCACGGCCTCACTGTTCCTGGAGACGCTGGAGGCCCCGGAGGAGCGGCGGGAGCAGGTCACGCGGCGCGCCACCCAGCAGATGCGGCTGATCAGCCTCGGCCGCAGCCACTGGCTCACCTGA
- a CDS encoding thioesterase family protein, translated as MPEAASAAVTRATIGDSEFDRDTAVTPREPGVYDTDLSAGWTIISAVNGGYLLAVLGRALAHALPHSDPFTVSAHYLTASQPGPAVVRTDVVRTGRTLSTGQASLFQYDDQGREIERIRVLASYGDLDALPEDVRTTARPPAIPPMEQCFGPEDGPAPVDGSSAITDRLMLKLDPSTLGWALGSPSGKGEMRAWFGLADGRDPDPLSLLLAVDALPPTAFELGLTGWVPTVELTVHVRCRPAPGPLRVSITTRNLAGGFLEEDAEVWDSADRLVAQSRQLARVRLG; from the coding sequence ATGCCAGAAGCAGCCTCCGCGGCGGTCACCCGTGCCACGATCGGCGACAGCGAGTTCGACCGGGACACCGCGGTCACCCCACGCGAACCCGGCGTCTACGACACCGACCTCTCGGCCGGCTGGACGATCATCAGCGCCGTCAACGGCGGCTACCTGCTGGCCGTCCTGGGCCGCGCTCTGGCGCACGCCCTGCCGCACTCCGACCCGTTCACCGTCTCGGCGCACTACCTGACCGCGTCCCAGCCAGGCCCGGCCGTCGTCCGCACCGACGTCGTCCGCACCGGACGGACCCTGTCTACCGGCCAGGCCTCCCTCTTCCAGTACGACGACCAGGGCCGCGAGATCGAACGCATCCGCGTCCTCGCCTCCTACGGCGACCTGGACGCGCTGCCCGAGGACGTCCGCACGACGGCCCGGCCGCCGGCGATCCCGCCCATGGAGCAGTGCTTCGGCCCGGAGGACGGGCCCGCCCCCGTGGACGGCAGTTCCGCCATCACCGACCGGCTGATGCTCAAGCTCGACCCGTCGACGCTGGGCTGGGCACTCGGCTCTCCCTCCGGCAAGGGGGAGATGCGCGCCTGGTTCGGGCTGGCCGACGGCCGCGACCCCGACCCGCTCTCCCTGCTGCTCGCGGTCGACGCGCTGCCGCCGACCGCCTTCGAGCTGGGCCTGACCGGATGGGTGCCCACGGTCGAGCTGACCGTCCACGTCCGCTGCCGCCCGGCGCCGGGCCCGCTGCGGGTGTCGATCACCACCCGCAACCTCGCCGGCGGCTTCCTGGAGGAGGACGCCGAGGTCTGGGACAGCGCGGACCGACTGGTCGCGCAGTCCAGGCAGCTGGCCCGGGTCCGGCTCGGCTGA
- a CDS encoding M1 family metallopeptidase → MKLSRSARLGALATATASFFVIAASSAPTPGADGIGDPYFPRLGNGGFDARHYALDLAYNPDTDRLDGRTTLTARATRSLSSFDLDLQQLTVTRVEVNGRRAHFTRDGDEIRVTPRDALRKGRTFTVTVTYGGVPEPLGGPIVFGSDYGWMKTPDGVFVACEPNAASTWFPSSDHPADKATYDIRIKAPKGLTAVSNGRLISTYDKGRSTYTHWRETKPMATYLATATIGKFDVKTGTTPGGTPIYVAVDPVLAGSNNVDVYAVTAEATDYWSQVFGPYPFEETGAIVDDMPQAGFSLEVQSKPVYSAVRNETTIVHELAHQWFGDSVSVAHWRDIWLNEGFATYAQWLWAEHKGTRSAHDSFLAGYNSRPADNAFWQVTVGDPQRDTMFASAVYQRGAMTLQALRERIGDPAFFRLLPAWTKLHRYGNADTDDFIRLAEKTSGRQLDDLFQTWLFTTGKPAL, encoded by the coding sequence ATGAAACTCTCCCGTTCGGCACGCTTAGGGGCCCTCGCGACCGCGACGGCCTCTTTCTTCGTCATCGCCGCCTCCTCCGCACCCACCCCCGGGGCCGACGGCATCGGTGACCCCTATTTCCCCCGGCTCGGCAACGGCGGCTTCGACGCCCGCCACTACGCGCTGGACCTGGCGTACAACCCGGACACCGACCGTCTGGACGGCCGTACGACACTCACGGCTCGCGCCACCCGGAGCCTGTCCTCGTTCGACCTCGACCTCCAACAGTTGACGGTCACGAGGGTCGAGGTGAACGGCAGACGGGCCCACTTCACGCGTGACGGCGACGAGATCCGCGTCACCCCGCGCGACGCCCTGCGCAAGGGCCGGACCTTCACGGTCACCGTCACCTACGGCGGAGTCCCCGAGCCGCTCGGCGGCCCCATCGTCTTCGGCTCCGACTACGGCTGGATGAAGACCCCCGACGGCGTCTTCGTCGCCTGTGAACCCAACGCCGCCTCCACCTGGTTCCCGTCCAGCGACCACCCCGCCGACAAGGCCACCTACGACATCCGGATCAAGGCGCCCAAGGGTCTGACCGCCGTCTCCAACGGACGGCTGATATCGACGTACGACAAGGGCCGTTCGACGTACACCCACTGGCGCGAGACCAAGCCGATGGCGACCTACCTGGCGACCGCGACCATCGGAAAGTTCGACGTGAAGACGGGCACCACCCCCGGCGGGACGCCGATCTACGTCGCCGTCGACCCGGTGCTCGCGGGCAGCAACAACGTCGACGTGTACGCCGTGACGGCCGAGGCCACCGACTACTGGTCGCAGGTCTTCGGTCCCTACCCGTTCGAGGAGACCGGGGCGATCGTCGACGACATGCCGCAGGCCGGGTTCTCGCTGGAGGTGCAGTCGAAGCCGGTCTACTCCGCGGTGCGCAACGAGACGACGATCGTGCACGAACTGGCCCACCAGTGGTTCGGCGACTCCGTCTCGGTGGCGCACTGGAGGGACATCTGGCTCAACGAGGGCTTCGCCACCTACGCGCAGTGGCTGTGGGCCGAGCACAAGGGCACCCGCTCGGCCCACGACTCGTTCCTCGCCGGGTACAACTCCCGCCCCGCCGACAACGCCTTCTGGCAGGTCACGGTCGGCGACCCACAGCGCGACACCATGTTCGCCTCCGCCGTCTACCAGCGCGGCGCGATGACCCTCCAGGCACTGCGCGAGCGCATCGGCGACCCCGCCTTCTTCAGGCTCCTGCCCGCCTGGACGAAACTGCACCGCTACGGCAACGCGGACACCGACGACTTCATCCGGCTCGCGGAGAAGACCTCCGGACGGCAGCTCGACGACCTCTTCCAGACCTGGCTGTTCACCACAGGTAAACCTGCCCTCTAA
- a CDS encoding trimeric intracellular cation channel family protein, with protein sequence MFQQLFSPSVQHTLDLVGIFVFAISGALLAVRKNFDVFGIAVLAEVTALGGGLFRDLIIGAVPPAAFTDLGYFITPLLAALLVFFLHPQVERTQAAVNVFDAAGLGLFCVTGTVKAYDYGLNLTASAALGLATAVGGGVLRDVLANEVPSLLRWDRDLYAVPAIVGATLVALCIRYDALTPFTSGLAVVTAFALRLLAMRFHWRAPRAWNRRSTVREE encoded by the coding sequence GTGTTCCAGCAACTGTTCAGTCCCTCCGTCCAGCACACGCTCGACCTCGTCGGCATCTTCGTGTTCGCCATCTCAGGCGCGCTGCTGGCCGTCCGCAAGAACTTCGACGTCTTCGGCATCGCCGTCCTCGCCGAGGTCACCGCGCTGGGCGGAGGGCTCTTCCGGGACCTGATCATCGGAGCGGTGCCACCCGCCGCCTTCACGGACCTCGGGTACTTCATCACCCCGCTGCTCGCCGCCCTGCTCGTGTTCTTCCTCCATCCGCAGGTGGAGCGCACCCAGGCCGCGGTCAACGTCTTCGACGCGGCCGGCCTCGGCCTGTTCTGCGTCACCGGGACGGTGAAGGCGTACGACTACGGGCTCAACCTCACCGCCTCGGCCGCCCTCGGCCTCGCCACCGCGGTCGGCGGCGGTGTGCTGCGGGACGTGCTCGCCAACGAGGTGCCCTCCCTGCTGCGCTGGGACCGCGACCTGTACGCGGTCCCGGCGATCGTCGGCGCCACCCTGGTCGCGCTGTGCATCCGGTACGACGCCCTCACCCCGTTCACCAGCGGTCTCGCGGTCGTCACCGCCTTCGCCCTGCGGTTGCTCGCGATGCGGTTCCACTGGCGAGCGCCGCGCGCGTGGAACCGCCGCTCGACGGTACGGGAGGAGTAG
- a CDS encoding DUF4190 domain-containing protein: protein MQLTASATSRTGTRDADGMAVASFVLGLLGLLVLNVFLGPMAIALAGVALWRGTARRGRAYLGLGLGVADLLVLAAFMQTDGSISWSL from the coding sequence ATGCAACTCACCGCATCGGCCACGAGCCGCACCGGTACCCGCGACGCCGACGGCATGGCCGTCGCGTCCTTCGTCCTCGGCCTGCTGGGCCTCCTCGTGCTCAACGTCTTCCTCGGCCCGATGGCCATCGCGCTGGCCGGTGTGGCCCTGTGGCGAGGCACGGCCCGCCGCGGCCGCGCGTACCTGGGTCTGGGCCTGGGCGTGGCGGACCTGCTGGTCCTGGCGGCCTTCATGCAGACGGACGGCTCGATCTCGTGGAGCCTGTGA